Proteins from a single region of Sesamum indicum cultivar Zhongzhi No. 13 linkage group LG5, S_indicum_v1.0, whole genome shotgun sequence:
- the LOC105162106 gene encoding aldehyde dehydrogenase family 2 member C4, which produces MTVQNGSAEYSHINIPKIKFTKLFINGHFVDSISGKRFESVDPRSGEVIADIAEGEKEDVDLAVKAAREAFDNGPWPRLTGCERRRIMLKFADLIDENVEELAALDAIDGGKLYKIGKTMEIPSAAESIRYFAGAADKIHGSTLKMSRELHGYTLREPIGVVGHIIPWNFPSLMFTMKVGPALAAGCTMVVKPAEQTPLSALYYAHLSKLAGIPDGVLNVVTGYGHTAGAAISSHMDIDKVCFTGSTEVGRLVMQAAAASNLKPVSLELGGKSPFIIFDDVDVDKVTDLALLGTLYNKGEVCVAGSRVFVQEGIYDKFLVKLVEKVKTWVVGDPFDPNVHQGPQVDKNQYERILSFIEHGKREGATLLTGGKPSDRKGYYIEPTIFIDVADDMTIAKEEIFGPVMSVMKFKTVEEVIKRANGTKYGLAAGIMTNDLNIANTVSRSIRAGVIWINCYFAFDRDLPYGGYKMSGFGRDMGMESLDKYLQVKSVAMPIYDSPWL; this is translated from the exons ATGACAGTGCAAAATGGAAGTGCGGAGTACTCTCACATCAACATACCAAAAATCAAGTTTACAAAGCTCTTCATCAATGGACACTTCGTTGACTCCATATCAG GGAAGAGGTTTGAGAGTGTAGATCCGAGATCAGGAGAAGTGATAGCAGATATAGCAGAAGGGGAGAAGGAAGATGTTGATTTGGCAGTGAAGGCAGCCCGTGAAGCTTTCGATAATGGGCCATGGCCTCGTTTGACTGGATGT GAAAGAAGACGGATAATGCTAAAATTCGCAGACTTGATTGATGAAAACGTAGAGGAATTAGCAGCATTGGACGCAATTGATGGTGGAAAACTGTACAAGATTGGGAAGACAATGGAGATTCCTTCTGCAGCTGAAAGCATACGCTACTTCGCTGGCGCTGCCGATAAAATTCACGGGTCGACGCTGAAGATGTCGAGGGAGCTGCATGGCTACACACTGCGTGAGCCAATAGGGGTTGTGGGGCATATCATCCCTTGGAACTTCCCCTCTCTAATGTTTACCATGAAAGTTGGCCCGGCCTTGGCTGCTGGTTGTACCATGGTTGTCAAGCCTGCTGAGCAGACACCTCTTTCTGCTCTTTACTATGCCCATTTGTCCAAGTTG GCGGGGATCCCAGACGGAGTGCTTAACGTCGTAACAGGATATGGACATACTGCTGGTGCTGCTATTAGCTCACACATGGACATTGACAAG GTCTGCTTTACAGGGTCGACAGAAGTAGGCCGTCTAGTTATGCAGGCAGCAGCAGCCAGCAACTTAAAACCTGTTTCCTTAGAACTTGGAGGCAAATCCCCCTTCATTATTTTTGACGATGTGGATGTTGATAAAGTCACAGATCTTGCGCTCCTGGGAACTCTATATAACAAG GGGGAAGTGTGCGTTGCTGGTTCTCGGGTCTTTGTTCAAGAAGGGATATATGATAAGTTTCTTGTTAAGTTGGTTGAGAAGGTGAAAACGTGGGTGGTGGGCGACCCTTTTGATCCAAATGTTCATCAAGGACCCCAA GTGGACAAGAATCAATATGAAAGGATACTTTCATTCATAGAACATGGAAAGAGGGAAGGTGCCACTTTGTTAACTGGTGGTAAGCCTTCCGACAGGAAGGGGTATTACATTGAGCCCACAATTTTCATCGATGTTGCA GACGACATGACGATTGCAAAGGAAGAAATATTCGGGCCGGTAATGTCGGTCATGAAATTCAA GACGGTTGAGGAAGTGATAAAGAGAGCCAATGGGACCAAGTACGGACTAGCAGCCGGCATTATGACGAACGACTTGAACATCGCCAACACAGTCTCAAGATCGATCCGAGCAGGCGTGATTTGGATCAACTGTTATTTTGCTTTCGACAGAGACCTTCCGTATGGAGGTTATAAAATGAGTGGTTTCGGAAGGGATATGGGGATGGAATCTCTTGATAAGTACCTCCAAGTTAAGTCTGTGGCTATGCCAATATATGACTCCCCTTGGCTCTAG